A stretch of DNA from Bacillus sp. FJAT-45350:
ACATTACTCACGTACATGCTATTAACTGCACTCAATCTTTTCGTGATGTATCGTACAATTCCATTCAAAGTAGTTCAACGACCGGATGTAGTATTTGCTGTCTCGAGCATTGTGATGGGATTAGTCATCTTCGTTCCCCTTCAGTTTGTAGATGTTGCAAGTTGGACAAGGCTTTTAGGCTTAGTCTACGTTATTGCTATGATTGGGGTCGGAATAATAGTCTATGGCATTTGTATTTACCTATTAAAAGGTATATCAAAGGAAGAGCTACAGTCATTCCCGGTTGTTGGGAAGTTTATAAAAAGAAAAGAAACAACATAATTGAGAGGATGTTAAAAATTGTTGAAAAAAGTATTATGGGGGATCGTCCTACTAGCGATAGTCCTTTCAATTCCAGCTATGATAGAGCGGATACAGGTAGAGCAGGAGAATAATGTGTATGAGCTTGCTGTGCCTTATAACCAAATTGACCAGATTATAAAACTAACAGATGGTTTGTCTGCTGACTTGTCTAAAGAAGAAGTTTATAGGAAACTGCAGGAAGCAGAAATATATTCTTTAGGCTTAGAGCCTCTAACAATTATGGATATAAAGGAAGGGGTACTACAAAGGGTAACAAAAGCGGATATAATCAGGCAATATCAGATACCTTCAAATGAATTACCAGATATGACAGGAGTTTATTTGGAAGTTTTTAATAGTACTCATCCTCATGTAGATATGGTAAAGAATGCATTTGATTTTGAATACAGAAAAAGATCAGAAGTAAGTATATATCCAGTTAATAGTGATCTTCGTGTGCATGAATTGGTATTTGGGGATAGAGAATTTTTCTTCTTACCATATCAAACAGCCTCTGCCTTTTATCAACCACTTGGGTTTGATCAAGAACTAGTAGAAGAATTAATAAGTGAAGGTTTTACGATTATACCTAGACTTAGTAATCAGATGACATTTGTTGAGTATGAAGGTCATTACTTGTATGAAGAGTTGGAAATGCTAGCTTCACTTGGTTCAAATAAAGTCCTATTTTCAGGCCAGGAAGTCGTTGGTGTAGGTGAACCTGAAGAATTAAAAACGTTTTCTTCTAAAATTAATCAGCTTGGCTATTCTATCGTGACTATCGAATTTAATCCTCAAGTGGGAATGGGTAGCCTATTAACAATAGCTGAACAAGAGCAAGATGTAGTCCGTTTATTAAGTGTGACAATCGGTATGGGAAATGAAAATGATAAGACCATTCAAGAGGAAGCAAATAAGATTGTTCGTGCTGTGAAAGAACGAAACATGCGTTCTTTCTATATTAATGGACTAAATACTCAGTTTAATCAAAATTATACACGTACAGATAATGCAGAAGCTGGTTTAGAAGCTATAACAAAAGTTGCTAAAACAGCAAATGAGAATATACGTAGTAATTACCAGTTAGGAGACGCTCGCTCGTTTTCAGAACTTAATCAATCGCCATTTGTGAAACTTATTAGCTTTATTGGAGTAACTGCTTTAGTTATGTTACTTTTGTTGGCGATTGCACCGAAATATCCAATACTAGCTTATGCTAGTGGAGCTGGGGTTTTACTTGTATCTATTATTTATATGGGGACAGGAATGAATCTTGCACTAAAAGCAATAGCATTACTTGCAGCGGTGTCTGCAGCGATTTATGCAGTATTGCTAGTTAAAGAAATTAAAGATATGAAAGCACTAATTTTGCAATATTTTATGTCAGTAGGAGTTGGACTTATTGGTGCTTGGTTTGTTATTCAACTATTGTACGGAACAGAATTTCTTGTAAAAACAGACCAATTTACAGGAGTTAAAGTACTGGCTGCTCTTCCATTCTTAGTTGGTGGAGCGATATTATTAAGAAAACAGTTAATAGCCTTTTTAGGAGAAACAGTTCGATACTGGCAAGTGCTTGTATTTGTTGTAGTAGGAGCAATTTTTGCTTATTATGTCATCCGTACAGGAAATGAAGCGAGTGTACTAGATATAGAAATAACTTTCCGTAACTGGTTAGAGAGTATTTTATACGTAAGGCCGAGAACATCAGAGTTTCTAGTTGGTTTCCCGCTCTTTTTCTTAGGTTTATATTTAACGATGAAAAAGAAGAAATGGGCACCATATGTTTTAGCAATCGGATTTATTGGCTTTGCTTCGATGATAAGTACATTTACACACTTGCATACACCAATCTTTATTTCGGGACTTCGTACATTGTACAGTGTTCTAATAGGTGCCGGTATAGGTGCGATTCTAATCGTGGTTTACAATCTAATTGAAAAGAAAGTATATCCTCTAATTAAATCGAGGTGGGACTAATGCACGTCGTACTGTCAGGATATTATGGCTTTCATAATGTTGGGGATGATGCGATTTTATTATCGATCATTTCTGCATTAAAAGAAGAGGACCCAAATATTGAAATTACGGTTCTCTCAAATGACCCTGAGGACACGAAGAAAGTATACGGGGTAAATGCTGTGAACCGTTGGAAGCTGAAAGAAGTGCTGAATGTAATTCGTTCTTCTGATGGACTCATTAGCGGTGGTGGAAGCCTTCTTCAAGATAAAACCGGGATGAAAAGTGTCATCTACTATAGTGGCGTGATGATGATCGCAAAACTAGTTGGAAAGCCATTTTTTATCTATGCACAAGGGATAGGACCTGTAGATAAAACTAGTAATCAAAGAATAGTTAAAAGTATTATTTCCAAGGCAAAGAAGGTTACGATTCGTGATGAGGAGTCAAAGGAACTTCTAGAGAATATCAGGGTGAAAAACGAAATTACACTAGTTCCAGACCCCGTCCTCGGATTAGAGGCTTCTGCATTTGAGAGTCCTTGGTTAAATAGTATTGAAATCACAAAGCCAATCGTGGCTGTATCTGTTCGTGATTGGCCAAGTGAAGTAAATTATAAGGAACGAATTGCTCAGTCTTTAGATGAAACAGCTAGAAAGGGATATGAGATTGTTTTTCTACCGATGCATGGGGAGCACGACGAAGTCTCGTCGAAGGAAGTTCTTGCTATGATGAAGGAGAAAGTAATAATCGCTCCACATGATGCATCTATCGAAGAGAAGGTCGCGATTATAGGGAAATCTCATCTATTAGTAGGAATGAGGCTCCATGCATTAATATTTGCTGCTGTCACAAGAACACCATTTGTGGCACTATCATACGACCCGAAAATTGATTCATTTGCTAGTCAATCAAATCAGCCTGTTGCAGGACATGTCTGTGAAGAGTGGCCAGTAGAGCAGTTAAACTCTATAATTACCGAACAATTGCATTACCGTGTAAGAGAGCAAGAAAAATTAGAGCAATTTATGAAGTCAGCTCAACCTGCTGCTAGAAATACAGCAAGGATGGCAATGGACTGCTTTAAATAGAGGTGCAATGGCTCCGTTCGCTAAGCGCCTTGAAAGGAGAAACCCAAACCTTTCAAGGCTATTAAAAGATGTAGCGACTCCTCTTATTGCTTCGAGGCTGGGACAAAAGGTCACTACCAACTGACCTTTTGTCCCAGCCTTTTTCCTATGTATTATTGTTTTATTTGCTATAAAAGTAATAATTCCTCCTCTCTCAAATATATATAAAACTAGTAAATGAAGAGGGGGAGATTGAATAGGTGCATTCTAGTAGGAAGAATAACGTTATTTTAGCCATTGTCATACTATTTCTAGCCTTTGTTGTAGATTCTACTATTTCTTATGCTGAGGAAATAAAAAGAGTTGATGCAGTAGTTGAGAATTTCTTTATTAAAAAAGGTTCTACTGAACATTATGCTGAACATAAACTACTCACGATTGCTGACCAGCAGTATGTACCACTTGATGATCTTAGTGAGGTTTTTAATTTGGATGTTGAAATTACCTCAACAGAGATTCATATCGATTCGCAAATGGCCGATGATGATTTACGTCAGAGTTCAAAATTATTATCACGTACTTTACCAAAAGAGACAGTAAACCCTCTTAATAATCGAATTCAGTTTCATGCAAATGTTGAAGCCGGTGGTTCCATTCTTATCGAAGACAAGCCTGAAAATATAGTGTTTCAGAAAAACGGACATAATCACTTTTATCCCGCTAGTACGGTAAAAATAATGACAGCCTTATTAGCGTTAGAAAACACTGATCTTGGTGAAAGAGTCACCGTTTCTAGTGAAGCTAAAAACATTCCGCATGATAGCTCTAGAGCACATATACGACCAGGAGATTCTATGACTATGAAGCAACTTCTTTATGGGATGATGATTCCATCAGGAAATGACGCCGCAGTTGCGGTTGCTGCACATATTGCTGGAACAGAAGCAGAGTTCGTTAAATTAATGAATCAAAGAGCAAAAGAGCTAGGTGCGAAGCAAACTAATTTCGTTAACTCTCATGGGTATCACGATCCAAATCAATATATTACCCCACATGATTTAGTAAAAATAACTAGTGAAGCATTAAACCATCCTTTTTTTCTAGATTTAATTAGCACTCCGTATTTCCAAGGAAACTACAAGAATAATGTAGGACAACCAGTAACAAGAAACTGGAATGCAACAAACCAGCAAATAAGAAAGAATAGTCCTCATTTTTCCGATGTAATTGTTGGTGGTAAGACTGGATATACAAGTGCATCACGACATAATCTTGTTAGTGTGGCAGAAGCTAAAGAAGGCTATTTTATTTCTGTGATGTTAAAAGGTGCTAGAGATCAGCGTTATATTGATACTGAGCGAATTGTAAAAAGAGCGATACAAGAGCGCTCTGAGTATGACAAAGCTCATAAACAGCAAATAACGATAAGGGAAGAACGTTTACCAATTTTCTTAAATGGAAAATTGCTTAAACTATTAAATGGGTTAATAGACTATGAAGGCATTAAGTATGTTCCAGTTGAACTTACAGCACTACTTTCAAATAACGGAAACACGTTCATAACAAATAACCAACAGTACAAAGTTTCACTAGATAACCAATTATTTGTTACAAATATAGAGCCTATTATGAAGGAAGGTAGATTGTTATTACCTGTTAGAGCACTGTTTAACCAATTTGGATTATCATTAAATTATGAACCAAAGAGTAGAGTGGTAACTGGAAAAAATAGTGATACGACTATTTCCATACCGATTAATTCAAAAATAGTAATGGTGGATGGAAAAGAAACGATTCTTGATAGCCCTGCAATTATCGAAGAAGGAAATACCTTTGTTCCAGTTAGGTTTATTTCAGAACAGTTCAATACAAAGGTAGATTGGGGAAGAGGGAGGACATTAGTATTTAGCTCAAGTTGAGGTTAGGACACTTCAATAGAGGATGCAATGGCTCCGTTCGCTACGCTCCTTGAAAGGAGAAACCCACTCCCTTCAAAACTTTTAAAAGATGTAGAGACTTCGCACATTGCTTCGAGACTAGAAAAAAGGTCAAAAACGGACCTTGTTTTCTAGTCTCTTTTTTGTGTGTGAAATATGTAAATGATTATGTAAAAACATGTGAAAGATAAATGAAGATGTAAAATATTATACCCAATAAGTTGCACCTATGATATAATCCATTGTGTGCTAGATTGGAAGAACTATATATGCAATTAATTACATATGTAGAGTTCGAGAAACTGTGTATCTGTATTATTTACATTAGAAAAATAATTATACAGTTGAACTGGAAACAAAAGAGATAATAAAAAATCCTTAGTGGGAAAAGGTATAAAAAAGGGAGGGTCAATATGATTTATTTGTCGTTATTGATCTGTTTTATTGTAGCTGTACTGATCACACCAGTTGTAAAGAAATTTGCAATTAAAATTGGTGCTACAGACAAACCAAATCATCGAAAAGTTCATCAAAAAGTAATGGCTCGCTTAGGTGGGCTTGCGATATATATTGCATTCTTAGTCGGTTACATTATTGTTCAGCCTGAGAGTCCACTTATGGTTCCAATATTAATTGGGAGCTTTATCATCATCTTAACTGGGTTTTTAGATGATATGATTGAGCTTTCAGCTAAATGGAAGCTTCTTGGTCAAATAGTGGCTGCGTGTGTTGTTGTTTTTGGAGGAGTTCAATTACAGTACATTAACCTACCAT
This window harbors:
- a CDS encoding stalk domain-containing protein, which produces MHSSRKNNVILAIVILFLAFVVDSTISYAEEIKRVDAVVENFFIKKGSTEHYAEHKLLTIADQQYVPLDDLSEVFNLDVEITSTEIHIDSQMADDDLRQSSKLLSRTLPKETVNPLNNRIQFHANVEAGGSILIEDKPENIVFQKNGHNHFYPASTVKIMTALLALENTDLGERVTVSSEAKNIPHDSSRAHIRPGDSMTMKQLLYGMMIPSGNDAAVAVAAHIAGTEAEFVKLMNQRAKELGAKQTNFVNSHGYHDPNQYITPHDLVKITSEALNHPFFLDLISTPYFQGNYKNNVGQPVTRNWNATNQQIRKNSPHFSDVIVGGKTGYTSASRHNLVSVAEAKEGYFISVMLKGARDQRYIDTERIVKRAIQERSEYDKAHKQQITIREERLPIFLNGKLLKLLNGLIDYEGIKYVPVELTALLSNNGNTFITNNQQYKVSLDNQLFVTNIEPIMKEGRLLLPVRALFNQFGLSLNYEPKSRVVTGKNSDTTISIPINSKIVMVDGKETILDSPAIIEEGNTFVPVRFISEQFNTKVDWGRGRTLVFSSS
- a CDS encoding DUF5693 family protein, whose amino-acid sequence is MKKVLWGIVLLAIVLSIPAMIERIQVEQENNVYELAVPYNQIDQIIKLTDGLSADLSKEEVYRKLQEAEIYSLGLEPLTIMDIKEGVLQRVTKADIIRQYQIPSNELPDMTGVYLEVFNSTHPHVDMVKNAFDFEYRKRSEVSIYPVNSDLRVHELVFGDREFFFLPYQTASAFYQPLGFDQELVEELISEGFTIIPRLSNQMTFVEYEGHYLYEELEMLASLGSNKVLFSGQEVVGVGEPEELKTFSSKINQLGYSIVTIEFNPQVGMGSLLTIAEQEQDVVRLLSVTIGMGNENDKTIQEEANKIVRAVKERNMRSFYINGLNTQFNQNYTRTDNAEAGLEAITKVAKTANENIRSNYQLGDARSFSELNQSPFVKLISFIGVTALVMLLLLAIAPKYPILAYASGAGVLLVSIIYMGTGMNLALKAIALLAAVSAAIYAVLLVKEIKDMKALILQYFMSVGVGLIGAWFVIQLLYGTEFLVKTDQFTGVKVLAALPFLVGGAILLRKQLIAFLGETVRYWQVLVFVVVGAIFAYYVIRTGNEASVLDIEITFRNWLESILYVRPRTSEFLVGFPLFFLGLYLTMKKKKWAPYVLAIGFIGFASMISTFTHLHTPIFISGLRTLYSVLIGAGIGAILIVVYNLIEKKVYPLIKSRWD
- the csaB gene encoding polysaccharide pyruvyl transferase CsaB encodes the protein MHVVLSGYYGFHNVGDDAILLSIISALKEEDPNIEITVLSNDPEDTKKVYGVNAVNRWKLKEVLNVIRSSDGLISGGGSLLQDKTGMKSVIYYSGVMMIAKLVGKPFFIYAQGIGPVDKTSNQRIVKSIISKAKKVTIRDEESKELLENIRVKNEITLVPDPVLGLEASAFESPWLNSIEITKPIVAVSVRDWPSEVNYKERIAQSLDETARKGYEIVFLPMHGEHDEVSSKEVLAMMKEKVIIAPHDASIEEKVAIIGKSHLLVGMRLHALIFAAVTRTPFVALSYDPKIDSFASQSNQPVAGHVCEEWPVEQLNSIITEQLHYRVREQEKLEQFMKSAQPAARNTARMAMDCFK